Proteins encoded in a region of the Rutidosis leptorrhynchoides isolate AG116_Rl617_1_P2 unplaced genomic scaffold, CSIRO_AGI_Rlap_v1 contig586, whole genome shotgun sequence genome:
- the LOC139884672 gene encoding uncharacterized protein yields the protein MSGWEGSASDSRVLRDALSRDNGFKVPHAYQWKQGLQPLTKEELFNLRHDVARNIIELCFEMLKMRWAILRSSTWYDMRSYNKIVLACCSLHNLIRKEMARDYAEEECKEANRRNAPTEAVQVDDLPEDIATVDSSPQWNMWRDNLAQEMFDEWIASRQ from the exons ATGTCTGGTTGGGAAGGATCTGCTTCAGATTCTCGAGTCCTCCGTGATGCTCTTTCTCGTGATAATGGATTCAAAGTCCCACATG CCTACCAG TGGAAGCAAGGGCTGCAGCCCCTAACCAAAGAAGAGCTCTTCAATTTGAGGCATGATGTTGCTAGGAACATCATTGAGCTCTGTTTCGAGATGTTGAAGATGAGATGGGCAATTCTCAGGAGTTCTACTTGGTACGACATGAGAAGCTACAACAAGATTGTCTTAGCTTGTTGTTCACTCCATAATCTCATCAG GAAAGAGATGGCTCGTGACTATGCTGAAGAGGAATGCAAAGAAGCTAACAGAAGGAATGCACCAACAGAGGCAGTCCAAGTTGATGATCTTCCTGAAGACATTGCAACTGTTGATTCCAGTCCTCAATGGAATATGTGGAGGGACAACTTGGCTCAAGAAATGTTTGATGAGTGGATTGCCTCTAGACAATGA